One genomic region from Pseudoduganella lutea encodes:
- a CDS encoding DUF4214 domain-containing protein — MSSWTLTIADPRKLLDAATVSLIDTDVAFVLGYLDRFLDWQGTLDVQVNIKTYADLKSELGWDIDGIFAATEMGWYARDGKLFKSNLVEMAGGADPNGTAPDAGFTIYLGKDGTMRSYGTPVWLDPDPAFHAGPSVPAGGHDLVSIALHEMLHTLAFDQADFATGTLGSKVTFLDGAYWFSGEATVALLGGPLPFDASGHIISSRTPHYGVSGVNSDWGNYDQNRWDIGRIELAVLQDLGFDVQLPPDGLPYADLDDKAPRLAGTAGDDLLYGDYQANELRGGTGNDLLEGGAGNDTLDGGTGLDTALYAGAAAGFDVRQHSGVTTVIDKAGAEGRDLLAGIERIQFDDSARAFDTAGTAGMAYRIYQAAFDRAPDHAGLGYWIDRMDHGATLDELATNFILSTEFRDLYGADLAAGAYITQLYDNVLHRAPDSTGYDFWLSALIGNGNGNDTLATRAGILARFSESPENVGQVAEAIGAGIAYLPWGA; from the coding sequence ATGAGTTCCTGGACTCTCACCATCGCCGATCCACGCAAGCTGCTGGATGCGGCCACCGTTTCCCTCATCGATACCGACGTTGCATTCGTCCTTGGCTACCTCGACCGGTTCCTCGACTGGCAGGGCACACTCGACGTGCAAGTCAACATCAAGACTTATGCCGATCTGAAGAGTGAATTGGGATGGGATATCGACGGTATCTTTGCTGCCACGGAAATGGGGTGGTATGCGCGCGATGGCAAGTTATTCAAGAGCAACCTGGTCGAGATGGCCGGTGGCGCCGACCCGAACGGCACTGCTCCCGATGCCGGTTTCACGATCTATCTCGGCAAGGACGGCACGATGCGCAGTTACGGCACGCCGGTCTGGCTCGATCCCGACCCGGCCTTCCACGCCGGGCCGTCCGTACCGGCGGGAGGACACGACCTCGTGTCCATCGCCCTGCATGAAATGCTGCATACGCTGGCATTCGACCAGGCGGACTTTGCCACCGGCACGCTCGGCAGCAAGGTCACGTTCCTCGATGGCGCCTACTGGTTCAGCGGCGAGGCCACCGTCGCGCTGCTGGGCGGACCGCTCCCGTTCGATGCCAGCGGCCACATCATCAGCTCGCGCACGCCGCACTACGGCGTCAGCGGGGTGAACAGCGATTGGGGCAATTACGACCAGAACCGCTGGGATATCGGGCGGATCGAACTGGCGGTCCTGCAGGATCTCGGGTTCGACGTCCAGCTGCCGCCGGACGGCCTGCCCTATGCCGACCTGGACGACAAGGCGCCACGCCTTGCCGGCACCGCGGGGGACGATCTGCTGTACGGCGACTACCAGGCCAACGAGCTGCGTGGCGGCACGGGCAACGACCTGCTGGAAGGTGGCGCGGGCAACGATACCCTGGACGGCGGAACGGGCCTGGACACGGCGCTGTATGCGGGCGCCGCCGCCGGGTTCGACGTGCGGCAGCACAGTGGCGTCACCACGGTTATCGACAAGGCCGGCGCGGAAGGCCGCGACCTCCTGGCCGGTATCGAACGCATCCAGTTCGACGACAGCGCCCGGGCCTTCGACACCGCGGGCACTGCCGGCATGGCGTACCGCATCTACCAGGCTGCCTTCGACCGCGCGCCGGATCACGCCGGCCTCGGTTACTGGATCGACCGGATGGACCATGGCGCGACATTGGACGAGCTGGCGACGAACTTCATCCTGAGCACCGAGTTCCGCGACCTGTACGGCGCGGATCTGGCAGCCGGCGCATACATCACCCAGCTGTACGACAACGTGCTGCATCGCGCGCCGGACAGCACCGGCTACGATTTCTGGCTGTCCGCGCTCATCGGCAACGGTAACGGCAACGATACGCTGGCCACCCGCGCCGGCATCCTGGCCCGGTTCAGTGAAAGCCCCGAAAACGTGGGCCAGGTGGCCGAAGCGATCGGCGCCGGCATTGCGTACCTGCCGTGGGGCGCCTGA
- a CDS encoding response regulator, whose product MKQNSPLPLVLVVDDEASNLQLLRQILQDHYRLLFAKDGARALDLARQEHPSLILLDVMMPGMTGHEVCRTLKADPATASIPVIFVTALTDPEDEVRGFDAGAVDYITKPVSAPIVRARVRTHLSLVRMDELKDSRLEIVQRLGLASEYKDNETGMHVIRMSHYARLLGVAAGMNEAEADDLLHAAPMHDVGKIGIPDRILQKPGPLDPDEWAVMKTHATIGADIIGEHAHGMLKLARNIALTHHEKWDGSGYPNGLAGEAIPLEGRICAIADVFDALTSERPYKKAWPVQEAVDLLQKQRGVQFDPQLVDLFVGLLPAICAIKEKWAETPLATAA is encoded by the coding sequence AACCTGCAGCTGCTGCGCCAGATCCTGCAGGACCACTACCGGCTGCTGTTCGCAAAGGATGGCGCACGGGCGCTGGACCTGGCGCGCCAGGAGCACCCTTCGCTGATCCTGCTCGACGTCATGATGCCCGGCATGACGGGCCACGAGGTATGCCGCACGCTGAAGGCCGATCCCGCCACGGCGTCGATCCCGGTGATCTTCGTGACCGCGCTGACCGATCCGGAAGACGAGGTGCGCGGCTTCGATGCCGGCGCCGTGGACTACATCACGAAGCCGGTCAGCGCGCCGATCGTGCGCGCCCGCGTGCGCACCCACCTGTCGCTGGTGCGGATGGACGAGCTGAAGGACAGCCGGCTGGAAATCGTGCAGCGCCTGGGCCTGGCGTCGGAATACAAGGACAACGAAACCGGCATGCACGTGATCCGCATGAGCCATTACGCACGCCTGCTGGGCGTGGCCGCGGGCATGAACGAGGCCGAGGCGGACGACCTGCTGCATGCGGCGCCGATGCACGACGTGGGCAAGATCGGCATTCCCGACCGTATCCTGCAGAAACCCGGCCCGCTGGACCCGGACGAGTGGGCCGTCATGAAAACCCATGCCACGATCGGCGCCGACATCATCGGCGAACACGCGCACGGCATGCTGAAGCTGGCGCGCAACATCGCGCTGACGCACCACGAGAAATGGGACGGCAGCGGCTATCCGAACGGCCTGGCCGGCGAGGCGATCCCGCTCGAAGGCCGCATTTGCGCGATCGCCGACGTGTTCGACGCGCTGACATCGGAACGCCCGTACAAGAAGGCGTGGCCGGTGCAGGAAGCGGTGGACTTGCTGCAGAAGCAGCGCGGCGTGCAATTCGATCCGCAACTGGTGGACCTGTTCGTGGGCCTGTTGCCGGCGATTTGCGCCATCAAGGAAAAATGGGCGGAAACCCCGCTGGCAACCGCGGCCTGA